A window of Haliscomenobacter hydrossis DSM 1100 contains these coding sequences:
- a CDS encoding DoxX family membrane protein, translating into MEQLISTLKQYRILQIFTISLRYLLGASFVYASVFKIQGKRFVPEPGASTASGSLAHFFEAMYQAEMYWHFIGWGQLIAGFLLMSQVFSTLGAVAFFSIVLNIFIITLSFESASIQIITFLMLLGNIYLLLWDWNKLKFIALPKPQHYLDNNAEFSTRRVWTYVGLLYFFIVVLLRYAMSGNPLPDKSMPVNFVLLSAVGMLLIWVITVVTQLAKK; encoded by the coding sequence ATGGAACAACTCATTTCAACACTAAAACAATATAGAATCCTCCAAATTTTCACCATTTCGCTGCGCTATTTGTTGGGGGCTTCTTTCGTTTATGCGAGTGTTTTTAAGATTCAAGGAAAAAGGTTTGTGCCTGAACCCGGTGCAAGTACAGCGAGTGGTTCACTAGCTCACTTCTTCGAAGCCATGTATCAGGCAGAAATGTATTGGCATTTTATCGGCTGGGGACAGTTGATTGCCGGTTTTCTGTTGATGTCTCAAGTTTTCAGCACCTTAGGGGCGGTTGCATTTTTCAGCATCGTACTCAATATTTTCATCATCACCCTTTCGTTTGAATCGGCCAGTATTCAAATCATCACTTTTTTAATGCTGCTTGGGAACATTTACCTGCTGTTGTGGGACTGGAATAAACTCAAATTCATCGCCTTGCCTAAACCTCAACATTACCTGGACAATAATGCTGAGTTTTCTACCCGGAGGGTTTGGACGTATGTAGGCCTATTGTACTTTTTTATCGTCGTTTTGCTGCGATATGCGATGAGTGGCAATCCATTACCCGACAAGTCGATGCCAGTAAATTTTGTGTTATTGAGTGCTGTTGGGATGCTCTTGATTTGGGTGATCACGGTTGTTACTCAACTTGCAAAGAAATGA
- a CDS encoding class I SAM-dependent methyltransferase, whose product MNYFNPKTAAERYAKGRPDFHGNTIKHIKDFIKIDHKLDKALDIACGTGLSTKALFEIAKDVYGTDASPEMLNHALEKDNIHYALASAEQQPFEGNTFDLITVSSGVHWFDIDQFLIEANRLLKSKSWLVLYENHFIAEMHGSANFPHWFLQVYLQKFPSPPRNNAYAWTNENLQPKNFNVVGEEKFKNAVAFNKKQLALYFTTQSNIIAAVEQNQTTYEEVEHWLDQELTLFFDHADTTKTINFGNWIKYIQRVN is encoded by the coding sequence ATGAACTACTTTAATCCAAAAACAGCAGCGGAAAGATATGCCAAGGGACGACCTGATTTTCACGGCAATACCATCAAACACATCAAGGACTTTATAAAAATTGACCATAAACTGGATAAAGCATTAGACATTGCTTGTGGGACTGGGCTTTCCACCAAAGCACTTTTCGAAATTGCAAAAGATGTTTACGGGACAGATGCATCACCAGAGATGTTGAACCATGCCCTGGAAAAAGACAACATACACTATGCTTTGGCATCAGCAGAACAGCAACCTTTTGAGGGCAATACCTTTGATTTGATTACCGTTAGCTCGGGTGTGCACTGGTTTGACATTGACCAATTCTTAATAGAAGCGAACCGGCTTTTAAAAAGTAAATCCTGGCTCGTGCTTTACGAGAATCACTTTATTGCTGAAATGCACGGTAGTGCCAACTTCCCCCATTGGTTTCTACAGGTTTATTTGCAAAAGTTTCCTTCGCCACCGCGCAACAACGCTTATGCCTGGACGAATGAAAATCTACAGCCAAAGAATTTCAATGTTGTAGGCGAGGAAAAATTTAAAAATGCCGTTGCCTTCAACAAAAAGCAACTTGCTTTATACTTTACAACCCAGAGTAACATCATTGCAGCAGTGGAGCAAAACCAAACGACTTACGAGGAAGTTGAACATTGGTTAGACCAAGAACTTACTTTGTTTTTTGACCATGCCGATACGACTAAAACCATTAACTTTGGAAACTGGATTAAGTATATTCAACGAGTAAACTAG